A section of the Lineus longissimus chromosome 1, tnLinLong1.2, whole genome shotgun sequence genome encodes:
- the LOC135497566 gene encoding crossover junction endonuclease EME1-like isoform X3 yields MQETVSSVTTMDSQYSDEDQSEHSEEKKKKRTPAEVVEQKRLAQQKKQTRERELSVKRKQKELEKAEKKAALEARKCLKPGECLKYVAVKFDSNVVQSTVGPVLLKLLQEAGIQYEVCDQPIPACISWTRKVINHEVQGHTLQQQTKYVDEQHGILIVPVQDFVSMVYATVHVGCTHRMSLPEFAWQASASLCDRKLSLIVQGMEKYFKDLKTIGQRQYKEAVRSTDPAYNAKKKQKGIDISIVISRFDMEQAMLELQLSPAGCSVSLVETPEDVAKIIFRHTKSVAEAPFKKEKNQVGFSFLPDSTSCVKIEKNGSGLLKCWKQQLCQFNALSPEVANAIVGEYPSPRLLIQAYEQCHSQREAERLLVDVRVRRGAGVLETSRRVGKEMSRRIYELFTGRDPDSVIN; encoded by the exons ATGCAAGAGACTGTCAGCTCAGTGACCACCATGGATAGCCAGTATTCCGATGAAGATCAATCTGAACATTCTgaggaaaaaaagaagaaaaggacACCAGCTGAAGTTGTGGAGCAGAAGAGGCTTGCACAG CAAAAGAAGCAAACTCGAGAAAGAGAATTGTCGGTAAAGAGAAAGCAAAAAGAACTTGAAAAAGCTGAGAAGAAAGCTGCGTTGGAGGCGCGAAAATGTCTGAAGCCTGGAGAGTGCTTGAAG TATGTGGCTGTGAAATTTGATTCCAACGTCGTCCAGAGCACAGTTGGTCCTGTGTTGCTGAAGCTCCTCCAAGAAGCAGGTATCCAATATGAAGTTTGTGATCAACCTATCCCGGCCTGCATCTCCTGGACCAGGAAGGTGATAAACCATGAAGTACAAGGACATACA CTTCAGCAACAGACCAAATATGTTGATGAACAACATGGCATCCTGATAGTGCCTGTCCAAGATTTTGTAAGCATGGTTTACGCCACAGTACAT GTTGGCTGCACCCATCGGATGTCCCTCCCTGAGTTTGCGTGGCAGGCGTCCGCAAGTCTCTGTGATAGAAAGCTCAGTCTGATTGTACAAGGCATGGAGAAGTACTTCAAGGATCTCAAGACGATAGGGCAGCGACAGTATAAGGAAGCTGTGAGATCAACAGATCCTGCATACAATGCTAAAAAGAAGCAGAAAGGAATTGATATTTCTATTGTGATTTCAAGATTTGATATGGAACAG GCGATGTTAGAGCTACAACTCAGCCCTGCTGGCTGCAGTGTCAGCTTGGTGGAGACACCAGAAGATGTGGCCAAGATCATCTTCAGACACACCAAGTCCGTGGCGGAAGCTCCCTTTAA AAAAGAGAAGAATCAAGTGGGCTTCTCATTCCTCCCAGATAGCACCAGCTGTGTGAAGATTGAAAAGAATGGAAGTGGACTGTTAAAGTGTTGGAAGCAGCAGCTCTGTCAGTTTAACGCCCTCTCTCCGGAAGTAGCCAATGCAATCGTGGGGGAATACCCTTCACCTAGGCTACTTATCCAG gcttATGAACAATGCCACTCACAGAGAGAAGCGGAGCGACTGCTTGTGGATGTGCGG GTTCGTCGGGGTGCAGGCGTATTGGAGACGAGCAGGAGAGTTGGGAAGGAAATGTCTAGACGAATATATGAGCTGTTCACCGGGAGAGATCCAGATAGTGTCATAAACTAA
- the LOC135497566 gene encoding crossover junction endonuclease EME1-like isoform X2 yields the protein MGSYCPSEDDIRSVIVFCPDVDPEAVRRDLQYVTQSVEATVNRILDGNLTSDNSIISKESLAVRRSQDTAVIHPTFSTDSDDDLPYIPASKKKKKGIASSTSIVTVSNSNSLSPSQSSYSGECLPSTSISKSQDVPETVSLSSDSEDSVSYLKIDKDVESESSLSERLKQYKTSSNSAFISSGSNYFKHVNARKLKSANSHTISDSDSDSLPDLPEVSQLPLSDHQAFSYSSPSYDYASATLSQSSSVPNHHLNSQLSSLGSTVSTYDDIQDMQETVSSVTTMDSQYSDEDQSEHSEEKKKKRTPAEVVEQKRLAQQKKQTRERELSVKRKQKELEKAEKKAALEARKCLKPGECLKYVAVKFDSNVVQSTVGPVLLKLLQEAGIQYEVCDQPIPACISWTRKVINHEVQGHTLQQQTKYVDEQHGILIVPVQDFVGCTHRMSLPEFAWQASASLCDRKLSLIVQGMEKYFKDLKTIGQRQYKEAVRSTDPAYNAKKKQKGIDISIVISRFDMEQAMLELQLSPAGCSVSLVETPEDVAKIIFRHTKSVAEAPFKKEKNQVGFSFLPDSTSCVKIEKNGSGLLKCWKQQLCQFNALSPEVANAIVGEYPSPRLLIQAYEQCHSQREAERLLVDVRVRRGAGVLETSRRVGKEMSRRIYELFTGRDPDSVIN from the exons ATGGGCTCCTATTGTCCGTCTGAAGATGACATAAGGAGTGTTATTGTATTCTGCCCCGATGTTGACCCGGAGGCCGTAAGGAGGGATTTGCAATACGTCACACAAAGTGTTGAGGCAACTGTCAACCGGATTTTAGATGGAAAT CTCACATCAGATAATTCAATCATATCCAAGGAAAGTCTGGCAGTGAGGCGATCTCAAGATACAGCAGTCATCCATCCAACCTTCAGTACagactctgatgatgatttaCCATACATTCCTGcatcaaagaaaaagaagaagggaaTTGCTAGCTCTACCAGTATAGTGACAGTCTCAAACTCCAATTCATTATCCCCTAGCCAGTCATCATACTCTGGAGAGTGTCTTCCTTCTACATCCATCAGCAAATCTCAGGATGTTCCTGAAACTGTTTCCTTGAGTAGTGATTCTGAGGATAGTGTGTCATATTTAAAGATAGATAAAGATGTTGAGAGTGAGTCATCTTTGAGTGAACGTTTAAAACAatacaaaacatcatcaaattcaGCATTCATATCATCAGGCTCAAACTACTTTAAACATGTCAATGCAAGAAAGTTAAAGTCTGCAAATTCTCACACCATCTCTGATTCAGACTCGGACAGTCTTCCTGATCTTCCAGAGGTTTCACAGTTGCCACTATCAGATCATCAAGCTTTCAGTTATTctagtcccagttatgattatGCTTCTGCGACTCTTTCGCAATCTTCCTCAGTGCCGAATCATCATTTGAACAGTCAGTTATCCAGTTTAGGAAGTACTGTTTCAACATATGATGACATTCAAGACATGCAAGAGACTGTCAGCTCAGTGACCACCATGGATAGCCAGTATTCCGATGAAGATCAATCTGAACATTCTgaggaaaaaaagaagaaaaggacACCAGCTGAAGTTGTGGAGCAGAAGAGGCTTGCACAG CAAAAGAAGCAAACTCGAGAAAGAGAATTGTCGGTAAAGAGAAAGCAAAAAGAACTTGAAAAAGCTGAGAAGAAAGCTGCGTTGGAGGCGCGAAAATGTCTGAAGCCTGGAGAGTGCTTGAAG TATGTGGCTGTGAAATTTGATTCCAACGTCGTCCAGAGCACAGTTGGTCCTGTGTTGCTGAAGCTCCTCCAAGAAGCAGGTATCCAATATGAAGTTTGTGATCAACCTATCCCGGCCTGCATCTCCTGGACCAGGAAGGTGATAAACCATGAAGTACAAGGACATACA CTTCAGCAACAGACCAAATATGTTGATGAACAACATGGCATCCTGATAGTGCCTGTCCAAGATTTT GTTGGCTGCACCCATCGGATGTCCCTCCCTGAGTTTGCGTGGCAGGCGTCCGCAAGTCTCTGTGATAGAAAGCTCAGTCTGATTGTACAAGGCATGGAGAAGTACTTCAAGGATCTCAAGACGATAGGGCAGCGACAGTATAAGGAAGCTGTGAGATCAACAGATCCTGCATACAATGCTAAAAAGAAGCAGAAAGGAATTGATATTTCTATTGTGATTTCAAGATTTGATATGGAACAG GCGATGTTAGAGCTACAACTCAGCCCTGCTGGCTGCAGTGTCAGCTTGGTGGAGACACCAGAAGATGTGGCCAAGATCATCTTCAGACACACCAAGTCCGTGGCGGAAGCTCCCTTTAA AAAAGAGAAGAATCAAGTGGGCTTCTCATTCCTCCCAGATAGCACCAGCTGTGTGAAGATTGAAAAGAATGGAAGTGGACTGTTAAAGTGTTGGAAGCAGCAGCTCTGTCAGTTTAACGCCCTCTCTCCGGAAGTAGCCAATGCAATCGTGGGGGAATACCCTTCACCTAGGCTACTTATCCAG gcttATGAACAATGCCACTCACAGAGAGAAGCGGAGCGACTGCTTGTGGATGTGCGG GTTCGTCGGGGTGCAGGCGTATTGGAGACGAGCAGGAGAGTTGGGAAGGAAATGTCTAGACGAATATATGAGCTGTTCACCGGGAGAGATCCAGATAGTGTCATAAACTAA
- the LOC135497566 gene encoding crossover junction endonuclease EME1-like isoform X1 — MGSYCPSEDDIRSVIVFCPDVDPEAVRRDLQYVTQSVEATVNRILDGNLTSDNSIISKESLAVRRSQDTAVIHPTFSTDSDDDLPYIPASKKKKKGIASSTSIVTVSNSNSLSPSQSSYSGECLPSTSISKSQDVPETVSLSSDSEDSVSYLKIDKDVESESSLSERLKQYKTSSNSAFISSGSNYFKHVNARKLKSANSHTISDSDSDSLPDLPEVSQLPLSDHQAFSYSSPSYDYASATLSQSSSVPNHHLNSQLSSLGSTVSTYDDIQDMQETVSSVTTMDSQYSDEDQSEHSEEKKKKRTPAEVVEQKRLAQQKKQTRERELSVKRKQKELEKAEKKAALEARKCLKPGECLKYVAVKFDSNVVQSTVGPVLLKLLQEAGIQYEVCDQPIPACISWTRKVINHEVQGHTLQQQTKYVDEQHGILIVPVQDFVSMVYATVHVGCTHRMSLPEFAWQASASLCDRKLSLIVQGMEKYFKDLKTIGQRQYKEAVRSTDPAYNAKKKQKGIDISIVISRFDMEQAMLELQLSPAGCSVSLVETPEDVAKIIFRHTKSVAEAPFKKEKNQVGFSFLPDSTSCVKIEKNGSGLLKCWKQQLCQFNALSPEVANAIVGEYPSPRLLIQAYEQCHSQREAERLLVDVRVRRGAGVLETSRRVGKEMSRRIYELFTGRDPDSVIN; from the exons ATGGGCTCCTATTGTCCGTCTGAAGATGACATAAGGAGTGTTATTGTATTCTGCCCCGATGTTGACCCGGAGGCCGTAAGGAGGGATTTGCAATACGTCACACAAAGTGTTGAGGCAACTGTCAACCGGATTTTAGATGGAAAT CTCACATCAGATAATTCAATCATATCCAAGGAAAGTCTGGCAGTGAGGCGATCTCAAGATACAGCAGTCATCCATCCAACCTTCAGTACagactctgatgatgatttaCCATACATTCCTGcatcaaagaaaaagaagaagggaaTTGCTAGCTCTACCAGTATAGTGACAGTCTCAAACTCCAATTCATTATCCCCTAGCCAGTCATCATACTCTGGAGAGTGTCTTCCTTCTACATCCATCAGCAAATCTCAGGATGTTCCTGAAACTGTTTCCTTGAGTAGTGATTCTGAGGATAGTGTGTCATATTTAAAGATAGATAAAGATGTTGAGAGTGAGTCATCTTTGAGTGAACGTTTAAAACAatacaaaacatcatcaaattcaGCATTCATATCATCAGGCTCAAACTACTTTAAACATGTCAATGCAAGAAAGTTAAAGTCTGCAAATTCTCACACCATCTCTGATTCAGACTCGGACAGTCTTCCTGATCTTCCAGAGGTTTCACAGTTGCCACTATCAGATCATCAAGCTTTCAGTTATTctagtcccagttatgattatGCTTCTGCGACTCTTTCGCAATCTTCCTCAGTGCCGAATCATCATTTGAACAGTCAGTTATCCAGTTTAGGAAGTACTGTTTCAACATATGATGACATTCAAGACATGCAAGAGACTGTCAGCTCAGTGACCACCATGGATAGCCAGTATTCCGATGAAGATCAATCTGAACATTCTgaggaaaaaaagaagaaaaggacACCAGCTGAAGTTGTGGAGCAGAAGAGGCTTGCACAG CAAAAGAAGCAAACTCGAGAAAGAGAATTGTCGGTAAAGAGAAAGCAAAAAGAACTTGAAAAAGCTGAGAAGAAAGCTGCGTTGGAGGCGCGAAAATGTCTGAAGCCTGGAGAGTGCTTGAAG TATGTGGCTGTGAAATTTGATTCCAACGTCGTCCAGAGCACAGTTGGTCCTGTGTTGCTGAAGCTCCTCCAAGAAGCAGGTATCCAATATGAAGTTTGTGATCAACCTATCCCGGCCTGCATCTCCTGGACCAGGAAGGTGATAAACCATGAAGTACAAGGACATACA CTTCAGCAACAGACCAAATATGTTGATGAACAACATGGCATCCTGATAGTGCCTGTCCAAGATTTTGTAAGCATGGTTTACGCCACAGTACAT GTTGGCTGCACCCATCGGATGTCCCTCCCTGAGTTTGCGTGGCAGGCGTCCGCAAGTCTCTGTGATAGAAAGCTCAGTCTGATTGTACAAGGCATGGAGAAGTACTTCAAGGATCTCAAGACGATAGGGCAGCGACAGTATAAGGAAGCTGTGAGATCAACAGATCCTGCATACAATGCTAAAAAGAAGCAGAAAGGAATTGATATTTCTATTGTGATTTCAAGATTTGATATGGAACAG GCGATGTTAGAGCTACAACTCAGCCCTGCTGGCTGCAGTGTCAGCTTGGTGGAGACACCAGAAGATGTGGCCAAGATCATCTTCAGACACACCAAGTCCGTGGCGGAAGCTCCCTTTAA AAAAGAGAAGAATCAAGTGGGCTTCTCATTCCTCCCAGATAGCACCAGCTGTGTGAAGATTGAAAAGAATGGAAGTGGACTGTTAAAGTGTTGGAAGCAGCAGCTCTGTCAGTTTAACGCCCTCTCTCCGGAAGTAGCCAATGCAATCGTGGGGGAATACCCTTCACCTAGGCTACTTATCCAG gcttATGAACAATGCCACTCACAGAGAGAAGCGGAGCGACTGCTTGTGGATGTGCGG GTTCGTCGGGGTGCAGGCGTATTGGAGACGAGCAGGAGAGTTGGGAAGGAAATGTCTAGACGAATATATGAGCTGTTCACCGGGAGAGATCCAGATAGTGTCATAAACTAA
- the LOC135483825 gene encoding cytosolic Fe-S cluster assembly factor NUBP2 homolog encodes MAATMETESAAPRNNLASVKHVILVLSGKGGVGKSTFATQLVLGLKQAGKKVGILDVDLCGPSIPRMFNVENQDVHQCPDGWVPVFADKDQQVGVMSIGFLLSSKDEAVIWRGPKKNAMIKQFIEDVYWRDLDYLVIDTPPGTSDEHITVVENIKKCNPDGAILVTTPQAVAVGDVRRELTFCKKTRIPVIGIVENMSGFVCSHCSECTNVFSKGGGELLAEQGKVPFLGCIPLDPQLTQSLEDGKSFIDLFPQSSTRQAIVDIVEKILQR; translated from the exons ATGGCTGCGACCATGG AAACAGAAAGTGCTGCACCCCGTAATAACCTGGCAAGTGTGAAGCATGTCATCCTGGTGTTGTCAGGGAAAGGTGGAGTTGGAAAGAGCACATTCGCTACACAGCTTGTCCTTGGGCTAAAGCAGGCAGGAAAGAAG GTAGGGATCCTTGATGTTGACCTTTGTGGCCCAAGTATACCACGGATGTTCAATGTTGAAAACCAGGATGTTCACCAGTGTCCAGATGG CTGGGTTCCAGTGTTTGCCGATAAGGACCAACAGGTTGGTGTCATGTCTATAGGATTCCTCTTATCATCAAAAGATGAAGCTGTTATTTGGAGGGGACCAAAGAAGAATG CCATGATCAAACAATTCATAGAAGATGTCTATTGGAGAGATCTCGACTACTTAGTTATCGACACTCCTCCAGGAACGTCCGATGAACATATCACTGTGGTGGAAAATATCAAAAAGTGTAATCCAGATGGTGCTATTCTTGTCACAACACCTCAG GCAGTGGCAGTTGGTGACGTGAGAAGAGAACTAACATTCTGTAAGAAGACTCGAATACCTGTGATTGGCATTGTGGAGAATATGAGTGGCTTTGTTTGTTCCCACTGTTCA gaATGTACGAATGTGTTCTCAAAGGGCGGTGGCGAACTGTTAGCTGAGCAAGGAAAAGTGCCTTTCTTAG GATGCATCCCCCTTGATCCACAGCTTACACAGAGTCTGGAGGATGGAAAAAGTTTCATCGACCTCTTTCCTCAGTCTTCCACACGACAAGCAATCGTGGACATTGTGGAGAAAATTCTCCAAAGATAA
- the LOC135497583 gene encoding large ribosomal subunit protein bL27-like gives MSAPMVVRNFCGILGKWTKLPEMAVGCIGSVRQASKKAGGSTRNKKGPTKGKHRGPKVFEGEDVHAGEIVFRQLGLKVYPGENVGIGRDQTLFALKDGKVVISNEKLSPYPHSPLYPAVSAGRILYKTFYHVIAKPRPGRFRLVSQT, from the exons ATGTCTGCGCCCATGGTTGTTAGAAATTTTTGCGGAATTTTAGGAAAATGGACAAAATTACCGG AAATGGCCGTTGGGTGTATTGGAAGTGTAAGGCAAGCGTCAAAGAAAGCAGGCGGTTCTACTAGAAATAAAAAAGGCCCGACAAAAGGCAAACATCGTGGACCAAAAGTATTTGAGGGTGAAGATGTTCATGCAGGAGAGATTGTTTTTCGGCAACTTGGGCTGAAAGTTTACCCTGGAGAAAAC gttgGCATCGGGAGAGACCAGACATTGTTTGCGTTGAAAGATGGAAAAGTGGTAATCTCaaatgaaaaactctcaccgtACCCACACAGTCCTCTGTATCCAGCAGTAAGTGCTGGGCGGATACTTTATAAGACATTCTACCATGTAATTGCCAAACCAAGACCGGGAAGATTCCGACTGGTGTCACAAACATAG
- the LOC135483806 gene encoding SAC3 domain-containing protein 1-like — translation MGENQTISGTCQTMCPEKEFSLREREGLLHPFEVQKTSHRTKRPPGDRGKTVKSYSRPAAGKRGPHPGDLRPAPVLVKTVNYLIDNISSKDDGGWTMVYEYVFDRLRAVRQDAVIQRIHGSPLVEILEKVIRFHIFSSYRLAMEPQLNFDTKINDTHVQESLKRLLRVYEVEEDCNCQNRKEFESIYILYNLGNTEALHHYLTLSKTMRNNEQLKLAFAINQAYLLSNYVRFFRLVKNLNIMGMLAVHRHFAQIEWGALKIMASGFHSKNLRYPISNLSNILQYGNDDHLINTCKQSGFDVTDQGVQFMKTSFNQASKVPIRHCSFIDEILESYSVVDILHGIT, via the exons ATGGGTGAAAACCAAACAATATCGGGCACATGTCAAACCATGTGTCCTGAAAAGGAGTTTTCTTT GAGAGAAAGAGAGGGTTTACTTCATCCATTTGAAGTCCAGAAAACTTCTCACAGAACAAAAAG ACCTCCGGGTGACCGAGGCAAAACTGTGAAAAGCTATAGTCGTCCTGCTGCAGGGAAACGTGGACCTCATCCAGGTGATCTGAGACCTGCCCCAGTTTTAGTTAAAACTGTCAACTATCTTATTGACAA CATTTCCTCAAAAGATGATGGGGGGTGGACCATGGTTTATGAGTATGTGTTTGACAGATTACGAGCTGTGAGACAGGATGCTGTCATTCAGCGGATACACGGGTCACCACTGGTGGAGATTCTCGAGAAAGTCATTAGATTCCATATCTTTTCAAGTTATCG ACTTGCAATGGAGCCCCAACTAAATTTTGATACGAAAATAAATGACACTCACGTACAAGAAAGTCTGAAACGGCTTCTAAGAGTTTATGAAGTGGAGGAAGACTGCAACTGCCAGAACAGAAAAGAATTTGAATCAATTTACATTTTATACAACCTTGGGAACACTGAGGCATTGCATCATTATCTGACCTTAAGTAAGACAATGCG gaACAATGAACAATTGAAGTTGGCATTTGCAATCAACCAAGCCTATCTACTTTCTAATTACGTCAGGTTCTTTAGATTGGTGAAAAATCTCAACATCATGGGCATGTTAGCCGTTCATAGACATTTTGCTCAAATTGAGTG GGGCGCCCTGAAGATAATGGCAAGTGGGTTCCATAGTAAGAACCTACGCTACCCCATCAGTAATCTCAGCAATATCTTACAGTATGGCAATGATGATCATCTCATAAACACTTGTAAACAGTCTGGCTTTGATGTGACAGATCAAGGAGTTCAGTTCATGAAAACTAGTTTCAATCAGGCGAGCAAG GTTCCCATTCGACATTGCAGCTTTATTGATGAGATACTTGAAAGCTATTCTGTGGTGGATATTCTTCATGGGATAACATGA
- the LOC135483815 gene encoding caspase-3-like: MEGKKVTVDAQKHLEAKEVPKRKVDPLVHNLNINYDFSHPRRGLAVVINMRYFDFRSTHQKEREGTDEDAQAIVERLLRLGFDVRRYDDLTRRDISLLMDDLAKEDHSDADCFVCVFLSHGKEGRVYAYDGTVYIETLLANFKGDVCPALAGKPKLFFIQACRGSRFMHGVVVADSYEDGEDVTDAAAETTRNIPTEADFLISYSTVPGYFSWRNNEDGSWFIQALCRVIDDVGTTAELMQMMTYVNRIVAYEFASCTDHEWTDNMKQIPAIETRLTKFVYFHPKKVTSNSLEHYPSRFFPRS, from the exons ATGGAAG GAAAGAAAGTTACTGTTGATGCCCAAAAGCATCTTGAAGC GAAAGAGGTCCCAAAGAGAAAAGTTGATCCTCTGGTTCACAATTTGAACATCAATTATGACTTCTCCCATCCTCGGCGAGGATTGGCTGTTGTAATCAACATGAGGTACTTTGATTTCCGTTCCACTCACCAGAAAGAGAGAGAGGGCACAGATGAGGATGCACAGGCTATTGTCGAGAGGCTGCTGAGGCTAGGTTTTGACGTGAGAAGATATGATGATCTGACACGAAGGGATATAAGTCTTCTCATGGATGATT TGGCCAAAGAAGACCACTCAGATGCCGACTGCTTTGTTTGTGTGTTCCTAAGCCATGGTAAAGAAGGCCGTGTATATGCCTATGATGGAACCGTCTACATTGAGACCTTACTCGCTAATTTCAAGGGAGATGTTTGTCCAGCTTTAGCTGGGAAACCAAAGTTGTTTTTCATACAg GCGTGCCGTGGTTCTAGGTTCATGCATGGTGTGGTAGTTGCCGATAGCTATGAAGATGGAGAAGACGTTACAGATGCTGCAGCTGAGACGACACGGAATATTCCAACGGAAGCCGACTTCTTGATTTCTTACTCAACAGTTCCTG GTTACTTCTCGTGGAGAAACAACGAGGACGGGTCATGGTTCATTCAAGCTCTCTGCCGAGTGATCGACGATGTTGGAACTACTGCGGAACTTATGCAGATGATGACATATGTGAATCGTATCGTTGCTTATGAGTTTGCGTCATGCACCGACCACGAGTGGACCGACAACATGAAACAGATTCCAGCCATTGAAACACGACTCACCAAATTTGTCTACTTCCATCCCAAGAAGGTGACGAGCAATTCATTGGAGCATTATCCGTCTAGGTTTTTCCCAAGGTCTTAG
- the LOC135497551 gene encoding uncharacterized protein LOC135497551 yields MNEISAILDTLMDENVLYTLSIVAVSSIATIGAVFAGYKVVFRKKEDRLLASPANDAGSTCPTMTTGKRLQGQGHEGGAVKHSKCDGVKKSAQKDEGENAVDDGFSEEDEPPALVSANQEPDRDPFEYCEHIQGEVKKIRQNLATKKIQEAMTQDQIDEERDAQRKQLEAIFSMMAEENDKFGIQSLDDIQTQMGLYV; encoded by the exons atgaatgaaatatcgGCGATTTTAGACACTTTAATGGACGAGAATGTCCTCTATACTCTTTCAATCGTGGCGGTATCATCTATAGCTACTATTGGTGCCGTTTTTGCTGGTTACAAAGTTGTATTTCGGAAGAAAGAAGATCGTTTATTGGCGTCGCCTGCTAACGACGCTGGTTCAACATGCCCAACCATGACCACTGGAAAACGGCTGCAAGGCCAAGGACATGAAGGAGGAGCAGTAAAGCATAGCAAATGCGATGGTGTAAAGAAGTCCGCTCAAAAGGATGAAGGGGAAAATGCTGTTGATGATG GTTTTTCTGAAGAAGATGAACCCCCAGCACTCGTATCTGCCAATCAAGAACCAGACAGGGATCCTTTTGAATACTGTGAGCATATTCAGGGTGAAGTGAAGAAGATCAGACAAAACCTTGCCACAAAGAAAATCCAGGAGGCCATGACACAAGATCAGATTGACGAGGAACGTGATGCTCAAAGAAAGCAGCTGGAGGCAATATTCTCTATGATGGCAGAGGAAAATGATAAATTTGGCATTCAGTCCCTTGACGATATTCAAACCCAGATGGGTCTGTATGTCTGA